A genomic window from Panthera tigris isolate Pti1 chromosome B4, P.tigris_Pti1_mat1.1, whole genome shotgun sequence includes:
- the SP7 gene encoding transcription factor Sp7, with amino-acid sequence MASSLLEEEAHYGSSPLAMLTAACSKFGGTSPLRDSTTLGKAGAKKPYSVGSDLSAPKTMGDAYPAPFSSTNGLLSPAGSPPAPTSGYANDYPPFSHSFPGPTGTQDPGLLVPKGHSSSDCLPSVYTSLDMAHPYGSWYKAGIHAGISPGPGNAPTPWWDMHPGGNWLGGGQGQGDGLQGTLPTGPAQPPLNPQLPTYPSDFAPLNPAPYPAPHLLQPGPQHVLPQDVYKPKAVSNSGQLEGSSGAKPPRGAGTGGSGGYGGSGTGRSSCDCPNCQELERLGAAAAGLRKKPIHSCHIPGCGKVYGKASHLKAHLRWHTGERPFVCNWLFCGKRFTRSDELERHVRTHTREKKFTCLLCSKRFTRSDHLSKHQRTHGEPGPGPPPSGPKELGEGRSAGEEEASQTPRPSASPAPPEKAPEGSPEQSNLLEI; translated from the coding sequence GAGGAAGCTCACTATGGCTCCAGTCCCCTGGCCATGCTGACAGCGGCGTGCAGCAAATTTGGTGGCACCAGCCCTCTGCGGGACTCAACGACACTGGGCAAAGCAGGCGCAAAGAAGCCATACTCTGTGGGCAGTGACCTTTCAGCCCCCAAAACCATGGGGGATGCCTACCCAGCCCCCTTTTCAAGCACCAATGGGCTCCTCTCACCTGCAGGCAGTCCTCCGGCACCCACCTCGGGCTATGCCAATGACTACCCTCCCTTTTCCCACTCATTCCCTGGGCCCACGGGCACCCAGGACCCTGGGCTGCTAGTTCCCAAGGGCCACAGCTCTTCTGACTGCCTGCCCAGTGTCTACACCTCTCTGGACATGGCACACCCCTACGGCTCCTGGTACAAGGCAGGCATCCACGCAGGCATCTCACCGGGCCCAGGCAACGCTCCTACTCCTTGGTGGGACATGCATCCTGGGGGCAATTGGCTAGGTGGTGGGCAGGGTCAGGGTGATGGGCTGCAAGGGACACTGCCCACAGGCCCTGCTCAGCCTCCACTGAACCCCCAGCTGCCCACCTACCCATCCGACTTTGCCCCCCTTAATCCAGCTCCCTACCCAGCTCCCCACCTCCTGCAACCAGGGCCCCAGCACGTCTTGCCCCAAGATGTCTATAAACCCAAAGCAGTGAGCAACAGCGGGCAGCTGGAGGGGAGCAGTGGGGCCAAACCCCCTCGGGGCGCAGGCACAGGGGGCAGTGGCGGATACGGAGGCAGTGGAACGGGGCGCTCCTCCTGCGACTGCCCCAACTGCCAGGAGCTAGAGCGCCTGGGGGCAGCGGCAGCTGGGCTGCGGAAGAAGCCCATCCACAGCTGCCACATCCCCGGTTGTGGCAAGGTGTACGGCAAGGCCTCACACCTGAAGGCCCACTTGCGCTGGCACACGGGCGAGAGGCCCTTCGTCTGCAACTGGCTCTTCTGCGGCAAGAGGTTCACCCGTTCGGACGAGCTGGAGCGCCACGTGCGCACCCACACCCGGGAGAAGAAGTTCACCTGCCTGCTCTGCTCCAAGCGCTTTACCCGAAGCGACCACCTGAGCAAGCACCAGCGTACCCACGGCGAGCCCGGCCCAGGGCCCCCTCCCAGCGGCCCCAAGGAACTGGGGGAGGGCCGCAGTGCGGGGGAAGAGGAGGCCAGTCAGACGCCCCGACCTTCGGCTTCGCCGGCCCCCCCAGAGAAAGCCCCTGAaggcagcccagagcagagcaaCCTGCTGGAGATCTGA